A window of the Planococcus citri chromosome 4, ihPlaCitr1.1, whole genome shotgun sequence genome harbors these coding sequences:
- the LOC135842894 gene encoding damage-control phosphatase ARMT1-like: protein MFQHVVNSRPEINKPLSAKYVKSFAYPTFKKRLPDILQGIIEDLKNKEEFESKYGEKAVKELDAVIEKITSLKSGMENDQPLVEINANGSFSKHAAIYNKEIKQRQQENEGKPPTWFQTDWLFAECYNYFKLHDIFYTSSYLNEYDPFLRVKNDTLLASKGPVLQLSKCIVDNQAKCLFTSKERKDMFIFLLKCSLWGNKADLSLSCGKPVAANEETFAEMNLMDRNILVNDLEEVYNLLNTNEEQIIDIVLDNAGYELFNDLCFADYLVKANFAKKVIFHGKLIPWFVSDATAIDFTSIFDILLNQLKSEHIVTLVQEWSKHLENDKWEFRAEPFWITPYDYSKMSTVDPEQYAQLAKHKLTIFKGDLNYRKLVGDIYWEPTTSFKTALRGFEPTNVLSLRTVKADTIAGLKEGVFEELTDKDPSWLITGEYALIQLLKKK from the exons ATGTTTCAACACGTCGTAAATTCACGCCCGGAAATAAATAAACCCTTATCAGCAAAATATGTGAA AAGTTTCGCTTACCCCACATTCAAGAAAAGATTGCCTGATATTTTACAAGGTATCATCGAAGACTTGAAAAACAAAGAAGAATTTGAATCGAAATACGGAGAA AAAGCCGTTAAAGAACTCGATGCAGTCATTGAGAAAATCACATCGCTCAAGAGTGGTATGGAAAATGATCAACCTTTAGTCGAAATAAACGCAAACGGTTCGTTTTCCAAACACGCCGCTATTTATAACAAAGAAATAAAACAAAGGCAGCAGGAAAATGAAGGAAAACCTCCAACCTGGTTCCAAACCGACTGGCTTTTCGCCGAATGCTACAATTACTTCAAACTGCACGACATTTTCTACACTAG CTCGTATTTAAACGAATACGATCCATTTTTGAGGGTGAAAAACGATACTCTATTAGCTTCCAAAGGACCTGTCTTGCAGCTGAGTAAATGCATCGTTGATAATCAAGCCAAGTGTTTATTCACTTCTAAGGAAAGAAAAGATATGTTCATTTTCTTATTGAAG TGTTCGCTTTGGGGTAATAAAGCTGACTTGTCGTTATCCTGCGGAAAACCAGTTGCAGCCAATGAAGAAACATTTGCAGAAATGAACTTAATGGATAGAAATATTCTAGTCAACGATTTAGAAGAAGTTTACAATCTTTTGAATACTAACGAAGAACAAATCATCG ATATCGTTTTGGATAACGCCGGATACGAGTTATTCAACGATTTGTGTTTCGCTGATTACCTCGTGAAAGCTAATTTCGCCAAAAAAGTCATTTTCCATGGTAAATTGATTCCTTGGTTCGTATCTGACGCCACTGCCATAGATTTCACCTCCATCTTCGATATATTACTAAATCAATTGAAATCCGAACACATAGTTACGCTTGTTCAAGAATGGTCGAAACATTTGGAAAATG ATAAATGGGAATTCCGTGCAGAACCATTCTGGATTACACCCTACGATTACAGCAAAATGTCAACCGTAGATCCGGAACAATATGCTCAACTAGCCAAACACAAATTAACCATTTTCAAAGGCGACTTGAACTACCGGAAATTAGTCGGTGATATTTACTGGGAACCTACGACTAGTTTTAAAACTGCTTTACGAGGCTTTGAACCCACTAATGTACTATCACTACGAACTGTAAAAGCTGATACTATAGCTGGCTTGAAAGAAGGTGTTTTCGAAGAACTTACGGATAAAGATCCGAGTTGGTTAATAACCGGAGAGTATGCGCTTATTCAGCttctaaaaaagaaataa
- the LOC135842892 gene encoding uncharacterized protein LOC135842892 isoform X2, whose translation MSDTSSHIHSNGVRREFQTLEKEVWEWVLQERKTKGKLPSRKLIQNHALEIYQKAGHQDFKASVGWYRRWEKRYDLRKIRDSDAQTAALQIVDTGKQCEQELNTNIVDAEYQKFPNIDLNNDVIFSNNSLENFSTDDTLIGNIEMINSPSEFFNFGDSFDKSLDSVDVYDSLKSVTDSDTVCMKNFMKELIDDFGKYFSENEKSGETRTIKFNKKSCKYDDDFKDKVIQYINDHCIKEAANKFNVHRDTIAVWMKNEDFHKNLTEIINENKTKNQPNQEAAKKEKEFLDWLSENEKNDVVVSKSQVKNKISGLLIEGDVSANSHWFIKYCHRYINQNEGNKTPKIQYSDQFQKLIVNYSNKTSQIKAASVFNLARKQLFNWMKNIRSERNINKQRANGKLLQWYNSHEIKPDGKIIREKAKTVYCTEGADIICSSTWYYKWCAKNKISVKSHCDEEIVKWILESYDLNSSVSHQDVQQKALEIYRNNMEGEFKASSGWLLRFCRRYMDLLRRVPPISAQLPITCEENVENFRRNLSTIKSKHCIDLQSFGVMDEIFLRLKPLGIIESNNKKTLLRSCGLNNIQGTVILACLADGFILPPLLILKDKNIDQKLHRCEILYHLNGIVDDDVLLDWLKNIWFKSVKSPNILLLDSFAPHVKEPVKEYFTKENSFVEVIPAGCSSKLNPLLQIITPLFQESIDENCKKWFNANNCSWQLGGNSPLLSSEDIIHWVEKAYEAINTENIKENVRKMFLEMNLISA comes from the exons aTGAGTGATACATCCAGTCAT ATTCACAGCAATGGAGTTCGCCGCGAATTTCAAACACTCGAAAAAGAAGTATGGGAATGGGTGTTACAAGAACGAAAAACCAAAGGCAAATTACCGTCCAGAAAACTAATTCAAAATCATGCtctagaaatttaccaaaaagctgGGCATCAAGATTTCAAG GCTAGTGTTGGTTGGTATCGCAGATGGGAAAAACGATACGATTTAAGAAAAATTCGCGATTCCGACGCTCAAACAGCTGCTCTACAGATAGTCGATACTGGAAAACAATGCGAACAAGAACTGAACACCAACATCGTCGACgcagaatatcaaaaatttcccaatatCGATCTAAATAACGACGTTATTTTCTCGAATAATTCGCtggaaaatttctcaacggATGATACGTTGATCGGCAACATTGAGATGATAAATTCGCcttcggaatttttcaatttcggtgATAGTTTTGATAAATCATTGGATTCGGTGGATGTTTACGATTCGTTGAAATCAGTCACGGATTCGGATACCGTTTGTATGAAGAATTTCATGAAGGAACTTATCGACGATttcggaaaatatttttccgaaaatgaaaaatccggAGAGACTCGAACGATTAAATTCAATAAGAAGAGTTGCAAATACGATGATGATTTCAAAGATAAAGTCATTCAGTACATTAACGATCACTGTATTAAAGAAGCTGCTAATAAATTCAACGTTCATCGAGATACCATTGCTGTGTGGAtgaaaaatgaggattttcataaaaatttgacgGAG ATTATCaatgaaaacaaaacgaaaaatcagCCAAATCAAGAAGcagcgaaaaaagaaaaagaattctTGGACTGGTTAtcggaaaacgaaaaaaatgacgtCGTCGTTTCCAAGTCacaagtgaaaaataaaatttctggtTTACTTATCGAGGGTGATGTTTCAGCGAACTCTCACTGGTTTATAAAATATTgccatag ATACATTAACCAAAACGAAGGCAACAAAACACCAAAGATTCAATACTCcgatcagtttcaaaaattaatagtGAATTATTCAAACAAAACGTCCCAGATTAAAGCAGCATCTGTATTTAATTTAGCCAGAAAACAGCTGTTCAATtggatgaaaaatattcgatcaGAGA gaaatattAACAAACAACGAGCCAACGGAAAACTGCTTCAATGGTACAATTCTCATGAGATCAAACCCGATGGTAAAATT ATTCGTGAAAAAGCCAAGACGGTATATTGTACCGAAGGTGCAGATATAATCTGCTCTTCCACTTGGTACTATAAATGGTGCGCCAAGAATAAAATTTCCGTGAAAAGTCACTGTGACGAAGAAATCGTAAAATGGATTTTAGAATCTTACGATCTAAATTCGTCAGTTAGTCATCAAGATGTGCAGCAGAAGGCGCTGGAAATTTATCGAAATAATATGGAAGGCGAATTCAAA GCATCTTCCGGTTGGCTATTACGATTTTGTCGAAGGTATATGGATTTACTTCGACGTGTTCCTCCTATATCTGCACAGTTACCGATCACTTGCgaagaaaacgttgaaaattttagacgAAATTTATCAACGATAAAATCGAAACATTGCATCGATCTTCAGTCCTTCGGTGTCATGGATGAGATTTTTCTAAGACTGAAACCTCTCGGAATTATCGAGAGTAATAATAAAAAGACTTTGTTACGAAGTTGCGGCTTGAATAATATCCAAGGCACCGTCATATTGGCGTGTTTAGCTGATGGGTTCATTTTACCACCTCTTCTTATCTTAAAA GATAAGAATATCGACCAAAAATTGCATAGATGTGAAATTTTGTATCATTTGAATGGAATAGTGGATGACGACGTGTTACTcgattggttgaaaaatatctGGTTCAA ATCGGTTAAATCTCCAAATATTTTATTACTCGATTCTTTCGCTCCTCACGTTAAAGAACCAGTCAAAGAATATTTTACCAAAGAAAACTCTTTTGTGGAAGTTATTCCAGCAGGATGTTCGTCAAAACTTAATCCTCTTCTTCAAATTATTACTCCACTATTTCAA GAAAGTATCgacgaaaattgcaaaaagtggTTCAACGCTAATAACTGTTCTTGGCAACTTGGTGGCAACAGTCCATTGTTGAGTTCGGAGGATATAATCCATTGGGTCGAGAAAGCTTACGAAGCTATAAATACAGAAAATATTAAG GAAAACGTGCGGAAAATGTTTCTAGAAATGAATCTGATCTCAGCGTAA
- the LOC135842895 gene encoding RNA-binding protein lark-like isoform X2: MLQESKPNIESSSKMPGFNKAGTFKIFVGNLPDGTSATEVKPLFEKYGPVVECDIVKNFGFVHMEDEESGREAIKNLNNSLVNGTAIKVEAATSRKGPNTPTVKIFVGNLPDRSKAAEVRALFSKYGTVVECDIIRNYGFVHIDTNDLTKLLKELNGFEMAEGHPMKVQISNSRVRQHPGMDDPQRCYKCGRTGHWSKECSKNASAALSATAAAATAVYATAYDPRGMQALSLPSTFSSRDLYPPPPPPPSASFVRERILNPYGMLADPREFYDRYFDRFERSVERYDDEREYSRLSSRRDLMPPPPPPGVATRLASSRDSEYDMFSRRSPSKYTSSRAYDEYARALDPYDDRRHVYDEYSSRRSESARESSRSSSRYAPY; the protein is encoded by the exons atgttaCAAG AATCGAAACCGAATATTGAGAGCAGCAGTAAAATGCCTGGTTTCAATAAAGCtggaactttcaaaatattcgtCGGCAATTTACCAGACGGCACCAGCGCTACGGAGGTGAAACCATTGTTCGAAAAATACGGTCCGGTCGTAGAATGCGACATCGTGAAGAATTTCGGTTTCGTG CACATGGAAGACGAAGAATCCGGTCGCGaggcgattaaaaatttaaacaattctTTGGTGAACGGTACTGCGATTAAGGTTGAAGCGGCCACTAGTCGCAAAGGTCCGAATACGCCTACGGTGAAAATATTCGTCGGTAATCTACCAGATAGAAGTAAGGCTGCTGAAGTTCGCGCTTTGTTCTCCAAGTACGGTACGGTCGTCGAATGCGATATTATTCGAAATTACGGATTCGTG CATATCGATACGAACGATTTGACCAAATTGTTGAAAGAATTGAATGGTTTCGAAATGGCCGAAGGTCATCCGATGAAAGTGCAGATTTCTAATAGTCGCGTCAGACAACATCCCGGAATGGATGATCCTCAACGATGTTATAA ATGCGGACGTACCGGTCATTGGTCGAAAGAGTGCTCGAAAAATGCCTCTGCTGCTTTATCAGCCACTGCTGCCGCAGCTACAGCGGT ATACGCTACAGCGTACGATCCTAGAGGAATGCAAGCGTTATCGTTACCTTCGACGTTTTCGTCTAGGGATCTGTATCCACCTCCACCTCCGCCGCCATCTGCATCGTTCGTTCGAGAAAGGATCTTGAATCCTTACGGAATGTTAGCCGATCCTAGA GAGTTTTACGATCGGTATTTTGATCGTTTCGAAAGATCAGTCGAACGTTACGACGACGAACGCGAATACAGCCGTTTATCATCGAGACGCGATTTAATGCCGCCTCCGCCACCGCCCGGTGTTGCCACTCGTTTGGCATCGTCGCGGGATTCCGAATACGACATGTTCAGCCGTCGTTCGCCTTCCAAATACAC GAGCAGCCGCGCGTACGATGAATATGCTCGTGCGTTGGATCCGTATGATGACAGAAG ACATGTGTACGATGAATATTCCTCTAGACGTTCAGAAAGCGCTCG AGAAAGTTCGCGCAGTTCGTCGCGTTACGCGCCCTATTAA
- the Zyx gene encoding lipoma-preferred partner homolog, with the protein MASNLEEQLASLKLRNDSGLYSNKNNMNSVLPKQKQFQQPVIPKSCAVNGQCEPCYTSPLQNAKRAPNIPIYSNLVTPQPEMGIKSHLKSSKPDEITYSNIQLMNKKPSPHIYSNINTYSNLPPYPHLEHPDLLDDLPPPPPEPLDYGHCNSTAFPPPPDDLPPPPSPVSSSYSELRRATQFQSPNYQQDYSNYGPSSRSSSTYESIYEPINPRPPSELSSRSNYSLYGSASNTQRRSASRNHEAEVDALTDLLVHSMDSSLPDSDTFGECCKCGQRVVGEGSGCTAMNEVYHISCFTCCHCDSPLQGKPFYSLDGKPYCEQGYLETLEKCSVCQKPILERILRATGRPYHPHCFTCVVCGKSLDGITFTVDAANQIHCIEDFHKKFAPRCCVCKQPIMPEPGEEETVRVVALDRSFHINCYKCEDCGLVLSSEAEGRGCYPLDDHVLCKSCNAKRVQALTSVITTEL; encoded by the exons ATGGCTTCCAATCTTGAAGAACAATTAGCTTCGTTGAAGCTGAGAAATGACTCTGGTTTATATTCCAATAAGAACAATATGAATTCGGTATTACCCAAACAGAAACAATTTCAGCAGCCTGTT ATCCCTAAAAGTTGTGCTGTAAATGGCCAATGCGAACCGTGTTATACGAGTCCATTACAGAATGCTAAACGAGCGCCTAACATTCCAATATATTCTAATTTAGTTACTCCTCAACCTGAAATGG GTATCAAGTCCcatttaaaaagctcaaaacctGACGAGATAACGTACAGCAATATACAACTCATGAATAAGAAACCATCGCCGCATATCTACAGTAATATCAACACGTATAGCAATTTACCTCCTTATCCGCATCTAGAACATCCCGATTTATTGG ATGATCTACCTCCACCTCCTCCAGAACCGTTGGATTACGGGCATTGTAATTCTACAGCATTTCCTCCTCCTCCGGATGATTTACCTCCTCCACCATCTCCAGTCAGTTCTAGTTACTCGGAACTGCGACGAGCTACTCAATTTCAGTCGCCAAATTACCAACAAGATTACAGCAATTATGGACCGTCTTCTAGA AGTTCTTCAACTTATGAATCCATCTACGAACCAATTAATCCTCGTCCTCCTAGCGAGTTGTCATCGCGGTCGAATTATTCGTTATATGGCAGCGCGAGTAATACTCAGAGACGATCTGCTAGTCGAAATCACGAAGCTGAAGTAGATGCTCTGACTGATCTTTTAGTTCATTCCATGGATTCTTCTCTTCCCGATTCTGATACTTTTG gCGAATGCTGTAAATGTGGTCAACGAGTTGTTGGTGAAGGATCTGGATGTACAGCGATGAACGAAGTATATCATATTTCCTGTTTTACCTGTTGCCATTGTGACAGTCCTTTACAAGGAAAACCGTTCTATAGTTTGGATGGTAAACCGTACTGTGAACAAGGATACTTG GAAACGTTGGAAAAATGCTCGGTTTGTCAAAAACCCATTTTGGAAAGGATTTTAAGGGCTACTGGTCGTCCTTATCATCCTCATTGTTTCACTTGCGTGGTCTGTGGTAAAAGTCTGGATGGTATTACTTTCACCGTTGACGCAGCCAACCAAATTCATTGTATCGAGGACTTCCATAA gaaatttgctCCTCGTTGTTGCGTGTGTAAACAACCTATTATGCCTGAGCCAGGTGAAGAAGAAACCGTACGAGTCGTTGCCCTTGATCGAAGCTTCCATATTAATTGTTACAAATGCGAA GATTGTGGTTTAGTTCTATCTTCGGAAGCGGAAGGTCGAGGATGTTATCCACTGGACGATCACGTTTTATGTAAGAGTTGTAACGCTAAACGTGTTCAGGCGCTTACTTCGGTGATTACTAcagaattgtga
- the LOC135842892 gene encoding uncharacterized protein LOC135842892 isoform X1: MSDTSSHKIHSNGVRREFQTLEKEVWEWVLQERKTKGKLPSRKLIQNHALEIYQKAGHQDFKASVGWYRRWEKRYDLRKIRDSDAQTAALQIVDTGKQCEQELNTNIVDAEYQKFPNIDLNNDVIFSNNSLENFSTDDTLIGNIEMINSPSEFFNFGDSFDKSLDSVDVYDSLKSVTDSDTVCMKNFMKELIDDFGKYFSENEKSGETRTIKFNKKSCKYDDDFKDKVIQYINDHCIKEAANKFNVHRDTIAVWMKNEDFHKNLTEIINENKTKNQPNQEAAKKEKEFLDWLSENEKNDVVVSKSQVKNKISGLLIEGDVSANSHWFIKYCHRYINQNEGNKTPKIQYSDQFQKLIVNYSNKTSQIKAASVFNLARKQLFNWMKNIRSERNINKQRANGKLLQWYNSHEIKPDGKIIREKAKTVYCTEGADIICSSTWYYKWCAKNKISVKSHCDEEIVKWILESYDLNSSVSHQDVQQKALEIYRNNMEGEFKASSGWLLRFCRRYMDLLRRVPPISAQLPITCEENVENFRRNLSTIKSKHCIDLQSFGVMDEIFLRLKPLGIIESNNKKTLLRSCGLNNIQGTVILACLADGFILPPLLILKDKNIDQKLHRCEILYHLNGIVDDDVLLDWLKNIWFKSVKSPNILLLDSFAPHVKEPVKEYFTKENSFVEVIPAGCSSKLNPLLQIITPLFQESIDENCKKWFNANNCSWQLGGNSPLLSSEDIIHWVEKAYEAINTENIKENVRKMFLEMNLISA, translated from the exons aTGAGTGATACATCCAGTCAT AAGATTCACAGCAATGGAGTTCGCCGCGAATTTCAAACACTCGAAAAAGAAGTATGGGAATGGGTGTTACAAGAACGAAAAACCAAAGGCAAATTACCGTCCAGAAAACTAATTCAAAATCATGCtctagaaatttaccaaaaagctgGGCATCAAGATTTCAAG GCTAGTGTTGGTTGGTATCGCAGATGGGAAAAACGATACGATTTAAGAAAAATTCGCGATTCCGACGCTCAAACAGCTGCTCTACAGATAGTCGATACTGGAAAACAATGCGAACAAGAACTGAACACCAACATCGTCGACgcagaatatcaaaaatttcccaatatCGATCTAAATAACGACGTTATTTTCTCGAATAATTCGCtggaaaatttctcaacggATGATACGTTGATCGGCAACATTGAGATGATAAATTCGCcttcggaatttttcaatttcggtgATAGTTTTGATAAATCATTGGATTCGGTGGATGTTTACGATTCGTTGAAATCAGTCACGGATTCGGATACCGTTTGTATGAAGAATTTCATGAAGGAACTTATCGACGATttcggaaaatatttttccgaaaatgaaaaatccggAGAGACTCGAACGATTAAATTCAATAAGAAGAGTTGCAAATACGATGATGATTTCAAAGATAAAGTCATTCAGTACATTAACGATCACTGTATTAAAGAAGCTGCTAATAAATTCAACGTTCATCGAGATACCATTGCTGTGTGGAtgaaaaatgaggattttcataaaaatttgacgGAG ATTATCaatgaaaacaaaacgaaaaatcagCCAAATCAAGAAGcagcgaaaaaagaaaaagaattctTGGACTGGTTAtcggaaaacgaaaaaaatgacgtCGTCGTTTCCAAGTCacaagtgaaaaataaaatttctggtTTACTTATCGAGGGTGATGTTTCAGCGAACTCTCACTGGTTTATAAAATATTgccatag ATACATTAACCAAAACGAAGGCAACAAAACACCAAAGATTCAATACTCcgatcagtttcaaaaattaatagtGAATTATTCAAACAAAACGTCCCAGATTAAAGCAGCATCTGTATTTAATTTAGCCAGAAAACAGCTGTTCAATtggatgaaaaatattcgatcaGAGA gaaatattAACAAACAACGAGCCAACGGAAAACTGCTTCAATGGTACAATTCTCATGAGATCAAACCCGATGGTAAAATT ATTCGTGAAAAAGCCAAGACGGTATATTGTACCGAAGGTGCAGATATAATCTGCTCTTCCACTTGGTACTATAAATGGTGCGCCAAGAATAAAATTTCCGTGAAAAGTCACTGTGACGAAGAAATCGTAAAATGGATTTTAGAATCTTACGATCTAAATTCGTCAGTTAGTCATCAAGATGTGCAGCAGAAGGCGCTGGAAATTTATCGAAATAATATGGAAGGCGAATTCAAA GCATCTTCCGGTTGGCTATTACGATTTTGTCGAAGGTATATGGATTTACTTCGACGTGTTCCTCCTATATCTGCACAGTTACCGATCACTTGCgaagaaaacgttgaaaattttagacgAAATTTATCAACGATAAAATCGAAACATTGCATCGATCTTCAGTCCTTCGGTGTCATGGATGAGATTTTTCTAAGACTGAAACCTCTCGGAATTATCGAGAGTAATAATAAAAAGACTTTGTTACGAAGTTGCGGCTTGAATAATATCCAAGGCACCGTCATATTGGCGTGTTTAGCTGATGGGTTCATTTTACCACCTCTTCTTATCTTAAAA GATAAGAATATCGACCAAAAATTGCATAGATGTGAAATTTTGTATCATTTGAATGGAATAGTGGATGACGACGTGTTACTcgattggttgaaaaatatctGGTTCAA ATCGGTTAAATCTCCAAATATTTTATTACTCGATTCTTTCGCTCCTCACGTTAAAGAACCAGTCAAAGAATATTTTACCAAAGAAAACTCTTTTGTGGAAGTTATTCCAGCAGGATGTTCGTCAAAACTTAATCCTCTTCTTCAAATTATTACTCCACTATTTCAA GAAAGTATCgacgaaaattgcaaaaagtggTTCAACGCTAATAACTGTTCTTGGCAACTTGGTGGCAACAGTCCATTGTTGAGTTCGGAGGATATAATCCATTGGGTCGAGAAAGCTTACGAAGCTATAAATACAGAAAATATTAAG GAAAACGTGCGGAAAATGTTTCTAGAAATGAATCTGATCTCAGCGTAA
- the LOC135842895 gene encoding RNA-binding protein lark-like isoform X1: MLQESKPNIESSSKMPGFNKAGTFKIFVGNLPDGTSATEVKPLFEKYGPVVECDIVKNFGFVHMEDEESGREAIKNLNNSLVNGTAIKVEAATSRKGPNTPTVKIFVGNLPDRSKAAEVRALFSKYGTVVECDIIRNYGFVHIDTNDLTKLLKELNGFEMAEGHPMKVQISNSRVRQHPGMDDPQRCYKCGRTGHWSKECSKNASAALSATAAAATAVYATAYDPRGMQALSLPSTFSSRDLYPPPPPPPSASFVRERILNPYGMLADPREFYDRYFDRFERSVERYDDEREYSRLSSRRDLMPPPPPPGVATRLASSRDSEYDMFSRRSPSKYTSSRAYDEYARALDPYDDRRRHVYDEYSSRRSESARESSRSSSRYAPY; encoded by the exons atgttaCAAG AATCGAAACCGAATATTGAGAGCAGCAGTAAAATGCCTGGTTTCAATAAAGCtggaactttcaaaatattcgtCGGCAATTTACCAGACGGCACCAGCGCTACGGAGGTGAAACCATTGTTCGAAAAATACGGTCCGGTCGTAGAATGCGACATCGTGAAGAATTTCGGTTTCGTG CACATGGAAGACGAAGAATCCGGTCGCGaggcgattaaaaatttaaacaattctTTGGTGAACGGTACTGCGATTAAGGTTGAAGCGGCCACTAGTCGCAAAGGTCCGAATACGCCTACGGTGAAAATATTCGTCGGTAATCTACCAGATAGAAGTAAGGCTGCTGAAGTTCGCGCTTTGTTCTCCAAGTACGGTACGGTCGTCGAATGCGATATTATTCGAAATTACGGATTCGTG CATATCGATACGAACGATTTGACCAAATTGTTGAAAGAATTGAATGGTTTCGAAATGGCCGAAGGTCATCCGATGAAAGTGCAGATTTCTAATAGTCGCGTCAGACAACATCCCGGAATGGATGATCCTCAACGATGTTATAA ATGCGGACGTACCGGTCATTGGTCGAAAGAGTGCTCGAAAAATGCCTCTGCTGCTTTATCAGCCACTGCTGCCGCAGCTACAGCGGT ATACGCTACAGCGTACGATCCTAGAGGAATGCAAGCGTTATCGTTACCTTCGACGTTTTCGTCTAGGGATCTGTATCCACCTCCACCTCCGCCGCCATCTGCATCGTTCGTTCGAGAAAGGATCTTGAATCCTTACGGAATGTTAGCCGATCCTAGA GAGTTTTACGATCGGTATTTTGATCGTTTCGAAAGATCAGTCGAACGTTACGACGACGAACGCGAATACAGCCGTTTATCATCGAGACGCGATTTAATGCCGCCTCCGCCACCGCCCGGTGTTGCCACTCGTTTGGCATCGTCGCGGGATTCCGAATACGACATGTTCAGCCGTCGTTCGCCTTCCAAATACAC GAGCAGCCGCGCGTACGATGAATATGCTCGTGCGTTGGATCCGTATGATGACAGAAG AAGACATGTGTACGATGAATATTCCTCTAGACGTTCAGAAAGCGCTCG AGAAAGTTCGCGCAGTTCGTCGCGTTACGCGCCCTATTAA